The genomic stretch ATCGATGCCGACCATTTCAAGTCCTACAACGACACCTATGGCCACCAGGCCGGCGACCAGGTGCTGGTCGGCATTGCGATCTGCATTTCGGACTCGGTGCGCCGGGCCGGCGATTGTCCGGCGCGTTTCGGCGGCGAGGAATTCGCGGTGCTGTTGCCGGGGCTCTCGGCGATCGAAGCGGTCGGGGTCGCCGAAACCATCCGGCTGAAAGTCGAGTGTTGGTCCGAAGACCCGACGGCCACTACCGTCAGTATCGGAGCCGCGAGCATGACGCCCGCTGCGGGGATGCATTGGTCCGATCTCATCGAAGCCGCCGACAAGGCGCTCTATGCGGCCAAGGCCAACGGCCGCAACCAGACGGTGCTGGCGAGTGTGCCGAAGCTGTCGCTGGTGGCTTAGGAGCCTGCACCAACCGCGTCATTGCGAGCCACCGGGTCGCGCGAATGCGCGCCCGATGACAGGCTCCGCGAAGCAATCCATCGCGCCGCGACAAGAAAGAATGGATTGCTTCGTCGCTGCGCTCCTCGCAATGACGGCAAAAGGCGCCAGCGCATCGCCTCTATTTCTCCAGATACTTCTTCATCTCCGCGCGCAGGCCGTCGCGCAGGTCGGGGCGGGCCATGCCGAAGGCGATGTTGGCGCGCAGGAAGCCCGGCTTCGAGCCGCAATCGTGGCGCTCGCCTGCGAACTCGACGCCGTAGAAGCTCTGCGATTTGGCAAGCCCGATCATCGCATCGGTGAGCTGGATTTCGCCGCCGGCGCCACGTTCCTGGGTCTCGAGGATCTTGAAGATCTCGGGCTGCAGGATGTAGCGCCCGGTGATCGACAGATTGGACGGCGCCGTTCCCTTCGGCGGCTTCTCCACCATGCCGTCGACCTCGAACATATTGCCATGGGCGTGGCGCTTGCCGACGCCGCAGATGCCGTATTGGTGGGTGAGATGGTCGGGCACCGCTTCGACCGCGATCAGGTTGGATTTTTCGCCGAGCTTGCTGGCGGCCTCGATCATCTGCGCAAGGCAGCCCGGCGTGTTCAGCACCAGTTCGTCCGGCAGCACCACCGCGAACGGCTCGTCGCCGACGATATCGCGCGCGCACCACACCGCATGGCCGAGGCCGAGTGGCGCCTGCTGCCGGGTAAAGCTGGTGGCGCCGGCGGGCGGCTGGTCGCGCGCCAGGATGTCCTGCTCGGCCTTCTTGTTACCGCGCGCGGCGAGCGTGGTGTCGAGTTCGAACATCCGGTCGAAATGATCCTCGATCACGCCCTTGTTGCGCCCGGTGACGAAGATGAAATGCTCGATGCCGGCCTCCTTGGCCTCGTCGACCACGTACTGGATCAACGGCTTGTCGACGATGGTCAGCATTTCCTTCGGCATCGCCTTGGTGGCGGGCAGGACGCGGGTGCCGAGGCCGGCGACCGGGAAGACGGCTTTGCGGATTTTCATGGGGGATGTCGGGGGCCTTGCGAGGGAGGGAGCGCGCGATTGTTCGCACGTTGGTAGCCACTTTGCACCCGCTAACAAAGGCGGATGTGTGATGCCGATTGTTTCATCCCCCCTTGCGGCAGAAGGGGGCAGCAACAAAATCTCGCCTTTGTTAAGCTATTGGAAACCGCGACAAGGCCTTCTGAAACGGGATTTCCAGCGCGGACGGGCACGACATGCGTTTGACGGGACCATCGATCAGCAAGCGGGCCGGCGCGATCATCGTGACGGCGCTGCTGTTTTCCGGCCAGGCCTTGTTTTTCAGCGAAGGCTTGTTTTCCAGCGAAGCCTTGGCGCAATCGCAGGGCGGCAACGGCGTCTCGGACTTTTTCGGCAATATCTTCTCAGGCCCTAAATCCGCCACGCCGCCGCAAGCGGCGCCCGGCCCCGATGGCGCGCCGCCGCCCTGGAGCGGCGAGGACGGCGCCTCCGGCCATCCCCTGATGACCGCGAGCGCGATCCGTCAGGCGGCGGCGAATTTTCCGAACTGCGTCGCTTCGATGTGGCCCGATGCCGCACGCCGCAACATCACCCAGCAAAATTTCGAGCGCTTCACCACAGGGCTGGAGCCAGACCTGCGCATCATGGACCTGATGGATTCGCAGCCCGAATTCACCAAGGCGATCTGGGACTATCTCGACATTCTCGTGAACGACAACCGCCTCGCCAAGGGCCGCGAGATCCTCGCCAAGTACAAGCCGCAATTCGAGGCTGCGGAAAAGACCTACGGCGTCGACCGCTATGCGGTCGCGGCGATCTGGGGCATCGAGTCGAACTACTCGACCCAGATGGGCGATCGCAGCGTGCTCAATTCCACCGCGACGCTGGCCTGCATCGGCCGCCGCCAGGCCTATTTCAAGGACGAGTTCCTCTCGGCGCTGGAAATCCTCAACCGCGGCGATCTCAAGCCCGAACAGATGCGCGGCTCGTGGGCCGGCGCGTTCGGGCCGACCCAGTTCATGCCGACCGCGTTCAAGCGCTACGCGGTCGACGGCGATGGCGACGGCCGCCGCGACGTCGTCGACGATCCGGCCGACCTGATCGCCTCGACCGCCAACAACCTCAGGAAGGACGGCTGGCAGACCGGTCAGACCTGGGGCTATGAGGTCGTGCTGCCGCAAAACTTCAATTTCATGCTGGCCGATCGCGCCAAGGCGGTGTCGATCGCCAAATGGCAGCAGCAGGGGCTGAAGCGCGCCGACGGCAAGCCGTTCCTGAACGCCGCCGAGACCGCCTATCTGCTGGCGCCCGCCGGCGCCGAGGGCCCCGGTTTCCTGATGCTGCAGAATTTCCGGGTGATCATGAAATACAACCCGGCGGAGGCCTATGCGCTCGCGATCGGACACTTCGCCGACCGCCTGCGCGGCGGCCCGCCGTTTGTGCAGCCCTGGCCGCGGCAGGAACGGGTGCTGTCGCGGGCGGAGCGGCTGGAACTGCAGCAATTGCTGGCCCAGCGCGGCTTCTATCGCGGCACGCCGGACGGCCAGTTTGGCGGGCAGACCCGGGAGGCGCTGCGCAGCTTCCAGGCCTCGATCGGGGCGCCGGCGGACGGATTTGCCTCCGCCGACGTGCTGGAGCGCCTGAGGGGGCGGTAGGCTTTTGTTTTGACGCGTTTTCTTGACGCGAACCGGCTGCCACTTCGCATGAAAACGCTATGAACCTCTTCCGGCCCCAAAAGTAACCGTGAAAACCAGTATTTTGGGGATGCCTTGACGGCGGCGGCCGATGCCCGGTTTATGGTGGAAAATCTGCCCGCTTGCGGCCTGATTCCGCTATTATAGCCGATACCTTCACGATCCATTGCGACGAGCCGGATGCCGAAGCCCAAATCGTTCTTGCGCGTGTTCACTGACACCGGGCCCTTGGTCGCGCTGGCGGTTGCGATCGCGTTGTTGATCGGCATCGCCGGCCCCGCTTCGGCGCAGTTCTTCAATTTCAATTTCGGCGGGCCGGCGCGGCCGGCACCGCAGCCA from Bradyrhizobium sp. Ash2021 encodes the following:
- a CDS encoding UTP--glucose-1-phosphate uridylyltransferase, whose product is MKIRKAVFPVAGLGTRVLPATKAMPKEMLTIVDKPLIQYVVDEAKEAGIEHFIFVTGRNKGVIEDHFDRMFELDTTLAARGNKKAEQDILARDQPPAGATSFTRQQAPLGLGHAVWCARDIVGDEPFAVVLPDELVLNTPGCLAQMIEAASKLGEKSNLIAVEAVPDHLTHQYGICGVGKRHAHGNMFEVDGMVEKPPKGTAPSNLSITGRYILQPEIFKILETQERGAGGEIQLTDAMIGLAKSQSFYGVEFAGERHDCGSKPGFLRANIAFGMARPDLRDGLRAEMKKYLEK
- a CDS encoding lytic murein transglycosylase, which codes for MRLTGPSISKRAGAIIVTALLFSGQALFFSEGLFSSEALAQSQGGNGVSDFFGNIFSGPKSATPPQAAPGPDGAPPPWSGEDGASGHPLMTASAIRQAAANFPNCVASMWPDAARRNITQQNFERFTTGLEPDLRIMDLMDSQPEFTKAIWDYLDILVNDNRLAKGREILAKYKPQFEAAEKTYGVDRYAVAAIWGIESNYSTQMGDRSVLNSTATLACIGRRQAYFKDEFLSALEILNRGDLKPEQMRGSWAGAFGPTQFMPTAFKRYAVDGDGDGRRDVVDDPADLIASTANNLRKDGWQTGQTWGYEVVLPQNFNFMLADRAKAVSIAKWQQQGLKRADGKPFLNAAETAYLLAPAGAEGPGFLMLQNFRVIMKYNPAEAYALAIGHFADRLRGGPPFVQPWPRQERVLSRAERLELQQLLAQRGFYRGTPDGQFGGQTREALRSFQASIGAPADGFASADVLERLRGR